Proteins from one Triticum aestivum cultivar Chinese Spring chromosome 7A, IWGSC CS RefSeq v2.1, whole genome shotgun sequence genomic window:
- the LOC123150778 gene encoding protein SAWADEE HOMEODOMAIN HOMOLOG 2 isoform X2 — protein sequence MGRPPSSGGPAFRFTHAEVAEMEEHLRHLNNAIPQRNVIQGLAEKFTASAARAGKIPVQYKQVWNWFQNRRYSQRARTPRGAPPPQGKMLPTGAEEHHPASFRAQGSSSSYPGSHSGKSASDGGQAEFEAKSARDGAWYDVAAFLSHRLFETGDPEVKVRFSGFGPEEDEWINVRKCVRLRSLPCESAECVAVLPGDLILCFQEGKEQALYFDARVLDAQRRRHDVRGCRCRFLVRYDHDHSEIVPLRKVCRRPETDFRLQILHASRAAASADAQNVSPVEQKPQKAHKMMDVNTAEVTVVCNPDQGGPSDKPAAPLPAAAAGTRGDSVSDVQMGNVEVIPKVEAANEAHDDKMNVGA from the exons ATGGGGCGGCCGCCGAGCAGCGGGGGCCCCGCGTTCCGGTTCACGCACGCGGAggtggcggagatggaggagcacctccgccacctcaaCAATGCCATCCCGCAGCGCAACGTCATCCAGGGCCTCGCCGAGAAGttcaccgcctccgccgcccgcgccggcaAGATCCCCGTCCAGTACAAGCAG GTCTGGAACTGGTTCCAGAACCGGAGGTACTCGCAGCGGGCCAGGACCCCCAGGGGCGCGCCGCCGCCGCAGGGGAAGATGCTGCCCACGGGGGCCGAGGAACACCACCCGGCCTCCTTCAGGGCTCAGGGGTCTTCCTCTTCCTACCCCGGATCCCACTCAG GAAAGAGTGCTTCGGATGGTGGCCAGGCCGAGTTTGAAGCAAAGTCAGCTAGAGATGGCGCGTG GTATGATGTTGCTGCCTTTCTGTCCCACAGGCTCTTTGAAACAGGGGACCCG GAAGTAAAAGTTCGATTTTCTGGATTTGGGCCTGAGGAGGATGAATGGATTAATGTTCGTAAATGTGTGCGGCTGCGGTCTCTTCCATGTGAATCTGCAGAATGTGTTGCTGTGCTTCCTGGGGATCTCATTCTTTGTTTTCAG GAAGGCAAAGAGCAGGCCCTCTATTTTGACGCTCGTGTTCTTGATGCTCAAAGGCGCAGGCATGATGTAAGAGGGTGCCGCTGCAGGTTTCTTGTTCGGTATGATCATGATCACTCTGAG ATTGTTCCTCTGAGGAAGGTATGCCGTCGACCAGAAACTGATTTCAGGCTCCAGATCTTGCACGCATCTAGAGCGGCGGCGTCTGCAGATGCTCAGAATGTTAGCCCAGTTGAGCAGAAACCCCAAAAGGCACACAAGATGATGGACGTGAACACTGCCGAGGTGACCGTGGTTTGCAACCCAGATCAAGGAGGGCCATCTGATAAGCCGGCTGCTCCCTTACCAGCTGCGGCTGCTGGCACCCGCGGTGATTCAGTTTCAGATGTGCAGATGGGGAATGTGGAGGTTATTCCAAAAGTTGAAGCTGCAAATGAAGCACATGACGACAAGATGAACGTGGGAGCTTAG
- the LOC123150779 gene encoding protein BOLA4, chloroplastic/mitochondrial, with the protein MLLMRSAAAPCSFTSMLLRRFTTSSSASYAIRRQATLALSSLSSSSSSSSSARFTTWSPPPLSGSTRTGGFSAWASAPGPEGPTGSTITLSMETKIKEQLEADTVTVVDASGDGRHVCIDVVSKAFEGKSAVNRQRMVYKVIWEELQSTVHAVDQMTTKTPGEAAGN; encoded by the exons ATGCTGCTGAtgaggtccgccgccgccccctgctCCTTCACCTCCATGCTCCTCCGCCGcttcaccacctcctcctccgcttcATACGCCATCCGCCGTCAGGCCACCCTGGCCCTCTCTTccctatcctcctcctcctcctcctcctcctctgctagATTCACCACCTGGTCCCCTCCCCCTCTTTCCGGCAGCACCCGGACCGGGGGATTCTCGGCCTGGGCGTCGGCGCCGGGACCGGAAGGGCCCACCGGCTCCACCATCACGCTGTCTATGGAGACCAAG ATCAAGGAGCAGCTGGAGGCGGACACTGTCACCGTCGTCGACGCCTCAGGGGATGGCCGCCACGTCTG CATAGACGTGGTTTCGAAGGCGTTCGAGGGGAAATCCGCTGTGAACAGGCAGAGAATGGTTTACAAGGTTATATGGGAGGAGCTTCAGAGCACCGTGCATGCTGTGGACCAAATGACCACCAAGACTCCAGGTGAGGCGGCTGGCAACTAG
- the LOC123150778 gene encoding protein SAWADEE HOMEODOMAIN HOMOLOG 2 isoform X1 — protein MGRPPSSGGPAFRFTHAEVAEMEEHLRHLNNAIPQRNVIQGLAEKFTASAARAGKIPVQYKQVWNWFQNRRYSQRARTPRGAPPPQGKMLPTGAEEHHPASFRAQGSSSSYPGSHSGKSASDGGQAEFEAKSARDGAWYDVAAFLSHRLFETGDPEVKVRFSGFGPEEDEWINVRKCVRLRSLPCESAECVAVLPGDLILCFQEGKEQALYFDARVLDAQRRRHDVRGCRCRFLVRYDHDHSEEIVPLRKVCRRPETDFRLQILHASRAAASADAQNVSPVEQKPQKAHKMMDVNTAEVTVVCNPDQGGPSDKPAAPLPAAAAGTRGDSVSDVQMGNVEVIPKVEAANEAHDDKMNVGA, from the exons ATGGGGCGGCCGCCGAGCAGCGGGGGCCCCGCGTTCCGGTTCACGCACGCGGAggtggcggagatggaggagcacctccgccacctcaaCAATGCCATCCCGCAGCGCAACGTCATCCAGGGCCTCGCCGAGAAGttcaccgcctccgccgcccgcgccggcaAGATCCCCGTCCAGTACAAGCAG GTCTGGAACTGGTTCCAGAACCGGAGGTACTCGCAGCGGGCCAGGACCCCCAGGGGCGCGCCGCCGCCGCAGGGGAAGATGCTGCCCACGGGGGCCGAGGAACACCACCCGGCCTCCTTCAGGGCTCAGGGGTCTTCCTCTTCCTACCCCGGATCCCACTCAG GAAAGAGTGCTTCGGATGGTGGCCAGGCCGAGTTTGAAGCAAAGTCAGCTAGAGATGGCGCGTG GTATGATGTTGCTGCCTTTCTGTCCCACAGGCTCTTTGAAACAGGGGACCCG GAAGTAAAAGTTCGATTTTCTGGATTTGGGCCTGAGGAGGATGAATGGATTAATGTTCGTAAATGTGTGCGGCTGCGGTCTCTTCCATGTGAATCTGCAGAATGTGTTGCTGTGCTTCCTGGGGATCTCATTCTTTGTTTTCAG GAAGGCAAAGAGCAGGCCCTCTATTTTGACGCTCGTGTTCTTGATGCTCAAAGGCGCAGGCATGATGTAAGAGGGTGCCGCTGCAGGTTTCTTGTTCGGTATGATCATGATCACTCTGAG GAGATTGTTCCTCTGAGGAAGGTATGCCGTCGACCAGAAACTGATTTCAGGCTCCAGATCTTGCACGCATCTAGAGCGGCGGCGTCTGCAGATGCTCAGAATGTTAGCCCAGTTGAGCAGAAACCCCAAAAGGCACACAAGATGATGGACGTGAACACTGCCGAGGTGACCGTGGTTTGCAACCCAGATCAAGGAGGGCCATCTGATAAGCCGGCTGCTCCCTTACCAGCTGCGGCTGCTGGCACCCGCGGTGATTCAGTTTCAGATGTGCAGATGGGGAATGTGGAGGTTATTCCAAAAGTTGAAGCTGCAAATGAAGCACATGACGACAAGATGAACGTGGGAGCTTAG